DNA from Musa acuminata AAA Group cultivar baxijiao chromosome BXJ1-5, Cavendish_Baxijiao_AAA, whole genome shotgun sequence:
AAGTGAAATTATGATACCTAAAATTAGTACTATTTTTAATCTGACATGTCTTTATTACTAATCTAAAACATTAGTCATAAATAAGAACAGGTAAAAAAAGTTAAAACTAGTACACTGGCTTTACAGGTTTGGGGTCGATCAAAGTTCACCAAGTTGACCAAACGAAACCAGTGGACTCAAGAGTCAACAGTTCAAGACAAAGTAAAGAGTCAAGCttctgaagaagaagaaacaacacAAGAATGGAGTAAACACAACACTGATCACGGCGGTCAATTCCAATAGCGTAGTCAACCACGACATCTCACCATAATGTACACGTTACAGACATCCATCTTTGCCTTCCCCCAAACAGCCCGACCAAATTAACCTAACAGCAATAGACaataaattaaagtaaaaaaGGGAGGAAAAAACGACAATAACAGTAAGTTTGAAGTCATCAATTAGGGGTTGACCCGACATTCCACTCCACAGTCTTCACTTAGACGGCGTCATCGCTCGCCACTGCTGGCTTCACCTTTGGCGGCCTCCCCCTTCCCCTCTTAACCCCTCCTCCCGCTGTCGCAGGGGCGGTTGAAGACCCTGCCTCCGTCCCCGCCGACCGAGCAACCTTCTTCGGGGGGCGACCCCTGCGCCGGGGCATCCCGCTGGTGGCCTTCGCGACGGCCGCGGCGACAGGGTCTTTAGGCTTCGGCGGCCGGCCGCGCGGGCGTGGCGGTGGCCGCGGTGCCGCTGTCTCGCCCGGAGGCAGCTCCGGCTTGGGCTTCGGCGGCCGCCCGCGCCCGCGCTTGGGCGGCACGTCGGGCCCTGGCCGCATGTAGTTGTTCTTGACGAACAGCAGCTCACCGCTCTCCTTCATGCGGGCGAGGTGCGCGGTGAGCAAAGACGCGTGCGACTCCGACAGGTCCTGGTACGTCGATGCTATGTGCCTAGCGATCGCCGACTTGTTCGACCCGCCCTTCTCGTCCAGCGCCTCGATCGCCGCCATTATCATCTGCAACCCCGATCGAGAAGGCGATCCTTAGCATCCACCGGAGCAAACAAGCAAATAAGGTCAACCAAAGTTGCGAACGGTACCTCAGGGTAAGTAGGATGGCTCGGAGGCTTGCTGACTTCCTCGGTCGCCATGGGGGAGTGAGAGCGGAGCTCAGTTTGACTCGCTTTGGCTTTTCAGACACGTTAATGGTGGGTGGGGGTGGCATTTAAAAGGGTGTTCGGAAGGAATACAATAGAAAAGAAATAGAAAGGGCAAAGGTAAAATGGACGGTCTAGATTATAATACATTCTCTCCATCGGACGGTAAAAAGTGGTGTAACAATGGAACACGCGGATCGCTGCCGTGGATGGGTTCGAGCCTCCCCTGTTTATTAATTCTTTTATGATGTCCTCCTTGTCCTTTCATCGTTTTGGTTTACCATGTAACAAACAGGTCTCCCTTTTAACTTTATTCCCTTAAATGCCACCTATTTGAATCATCTTATTGGTATGAAAGAATTAAAGCGGAGGGCAGTTTGGGGTGGCGACATAAATGTATTCATTCAAACTTCAAATGTGTTGGCTCTTTGTGCTTTCCCTTTATTTATTACGCTCTCGTGCTTCCTTTTTCGACAGTGCTCTCCTTTATTTGGTTTCCACAATTAGTGTAAACGGGCGGCCCCATCTCTGGGTCGAGCTTCTCCTTTTAAGGCAGTTGACCGGTCTCCGGATTCGCTCGCCTGCGCACCAAGTGACGTGACGAGCTCGGCTTCGGTCGTTCCATAATAATGGCGTCGAATCgttttgatttcttttttttttccccttttctatCTTCGGATTTATACTATCCATTTAAATCGAATTAAATGTCTTTTGATACGTATAGAATACAGTCGAATTGATTCGACTGTGAAAGCGGAGGCAAACGGGATTGTGGCGCCAAAAGCCAAATGAATTCGACATTGATCATGGGCGTAGGTCATATGTGGATCTCGTGAGCACGAATCTTGTTGGACCTAGTCGGACCGCTCTGGCTCATGAGAGAGGAGCAATCAGTAGAAAGATGTAGCCAACACATCACAATTGGCCCACACGTATGAAGTCGCAGTTTATTAGCGTAACTTATTTTCTTACCCAACCCAACTCGATAATGTACGCATTAACTGTACTCACCAtccaaattaaattatatatatatatataatttttcctcTTGTAAAATATGAATAAAAGAATGTTAACTAATTAATGTTTTAACCGTGGGAGTCTTGTCATGTAGTTTAGTTTGTTACGTTCGTTGTAACGACTTCGGTCCCTTCGTCTTGTCGTGTAAAGCTTCTCATCGTGCAGTCTTCAGCCTCAACATTGTTCCTTTGCTCCCCCATCTCTTGCTTGCTTCCTGAGCTCTTTCCTCGGCGTCTTCTTTGGTTTCTCTCTTTGTTTTCTTCTCCTTTATCAGAATGGTCTAACTCTCTGTTTCCAGCCACGAGAGCAGCAATGGCATCCACATCGAAAGTGCCGCTCCTCCCAAGACATACCCATGCAATCGGCGAGAGCTCCTCGTCGGGGGATCCTCCTACTGAAGGGGCGTCAACCTTGCAGGCTCAGATCGTCGCCCGTCAGGAGGAAATCCGCCGTCTCATTCTGCAAATTCAAAAGGTCGAGCACCGCATGTATATGCGGATACACGGCAAGGAATGGTACCCGGTTCGTCCTCTCTGTCACCCTCGCCCATCCTCCTCTGTTCTCGTGCTCAATTTGTTGTGATGGCTGCAGGAGGAAAGGCGCGAGAACGAAGACTGGCTGTGGGACTGCGACAACAAGAAGGCCCAGTTGACATCGAGGACCAATAATCTGATCAAGCAAACCGAAGAATCCAAAGCAATGGTACGACATGGATCTTGGCAggctttctctctttctttggtTTGCGGGCTTTCTTTTACTATTGGGTAACTGTATCAGAGTCCAGGAATGCACTGCGCATAAATAGCAGTATGATTTCATTGCAATCATGGAAGATTTTGTCTTCCTTTTCATATATGTACTGTTTCTATTCAACTTTTCTGTTTTATGGTCTCCTAAACTCAGGTTTGCAGCTATTGAACAAATGTCTACGGTATTTACTTGGTTCCATGTGATATGCAAACCTTAGACTACTAGATGGATTGAACCCCCAAAGAAGATTTGATCCTGGATGATATAAGTGTGTTTACCTATTCCTTCTACACGTTCTGTTTCATCTTGGACAATGCAGTAGGTGTGCTTGTTGCATATAAGAAAAGCTTTCTGATAATTTCTTAAAAGGTTAATAGCACATGATTTGTTTACCTTCGGTTTGCTAACCAATAAATCTTAAATTCTTCGTCTTTTTAGGTTTCAGCACTGGCTTCAAAGATTGATTTGTTGAGAAGGATCAAACCCACTGAGCCACAAGTGCATGATCCTGAAATCCGTCAGAAAACTAAGAAAGAGGTATCAGATGTCTTCCATTTCCTAATGCAAAGCCATATGCTCTTCAAACGAATGTAAACTTGTTTAGATATCTAAATTTTGATTAATAACAATATACAAGGACGAGTAGCGTGCATGCATGTATTTCAGCCCttggaattcttagtaatgccagtaagaattttctgtgaagaGTATCTCGAGGTCTCTAATTCACAGCATTTCCTATGCTTGAAATTGCAGGATTGAGCACGAACAAAAGTGGAGGCAGATTGACCGGACTAGGAGAGTGTTTTTACTTGTCCAACACGTCTCCTGTAAGATCTACTCTCTTTGGATGATACCTGTTTCAGAATTCTACAACTGATACTTTTATGGTGCTGAAACTGTTTCATGTTATGATAATGTTCATTTCATAGAGGACATGTCAGTACGTTGCTCGTGTTATAAAATGCATATATGAACTAAGATTTTACTCAAATGATATGACTTTTTGTTTCCGTAGGTTTGCTGTTCAAAGTAATTTTGAGGTCTCAGTGTTGAAGTGTATCTACAGTTTCATTTACATAGGGaaaatatttcatgagttataTCAAACATCAAATTATATTGCCTTGTTGAAGCCACAGCGGAGAAGCTCTCCGACGAGTTCAACAACCTCATTTCCTTGGGCCCGCCCACTCAAGAACGGGCCTTTCGCGTGCAAACTGCTCATCGTGTTCCATCGGCTTATATATTTGTTATGATTCATGTTCTTTTTCCCCTCTACCATTTCTAGGATAATTTTGGGTGGTAATTCATCATGTTTGATCTGtgaaatcttttatatatttaGGTTCGTCTTTAGAATCTTTATGTTCCTCAAGCATGTTAGATCCTGTTACCGATTTATTCTCCCTTTCAAGTTTGTCTATCAGGTAAAAATTTGACATCCTTTAGTTAAATCTTTATGTTTGTATTAATGTGATCTTCCTTCAGGCCAAAAATATTAGGTCTAACCATAAAGATCACATTAATACAaacaatattattaaaatttgacAAGCCAAACGAGTGCAGTCTGAAAAAAAGGAGTGCAGTCATTAAACGTGCTCAAAAAAACATAAGGGCTAACATTTAAAGCTGCTTTTTGAACTGCCGCTGCACTGTTTCCGAATCTGCCATGCCATCATTTTCAGTCCATGTGCTTTCccagaagaaagagagaagagacagagagagaagcaAACTCATCCAATGGTGTCACGTCCTCAGCCCTCCTTTTTCCTCTTCCAACTGCAACTCCGTTGTTGGCAAGACCAAACAAGCGACAGAGTTACAGCAGACCACGCGCCTGGTGAGGGACGATAGGGGTTGTGATGAGGGCCGCCAGGGTTAGTAGGTTGTCCATTCTCTCACCGTTTAGGCCTCACCTCTCACATGGTTATATGACAGTTTGTTAAACATCACGTTCCTGCTCGCCCATTTGGATCCTGAGATCCCCTGCGGCAGGAGTAGTCACGTCTTCTCTCTCTGTCCCTCTCCCTCCTTTAGTTGTGTGGTGAGCAATAAAAGGAGAGGCTTTCTTCTCGGATAAGAATGTAATTGGATCACCGGCTCTGAGCCACTTGTTCACACCACTATTCGTCTGCATGGTCTTGTGGTGTCCGTCGTCGCATGCGTCAATTCATCCGAACTTGTCATCGCATGGCGAATTCCTCCATCTGCACGTACGGCTGCTGTCTCGTCTTCGAGTATGTTTTGAAGTGGTACGGTGAACTTTCGGATTCACTGTTTTGGTGCATATTTGCTTTTTGAAGGAATACCTCTCCTTGCACTTTAATTACTTCCATCAGCACCTCGGTGTgatcggaaaaaaaaaaatcaagaatactCTTAATCTGAATATTTAttggataaaaaattaaaataagtttTCGTTTCTTCCAATTTAAATGATCGATGCGTCGGTCAAATCATATTCgattatgagaaaaaaaatccctttttatcaaaatttatccTTTACAGAGAGctattaacaaaaaaaatctaaaatttatatCAAAACCATATAATtaagtcattatatatatatatatatataattttctccaCATTGTCCTTCTTTTTCTCCTCATTTTCCTTCAATTCATATCGGTTTTCAATGATACCCAAACATAATTTACATTAGCCAGTACACGAAATAGTTTTTGTCTACTCACCTTGTACCAATTGCTGCTGTTTTGTAGTCAACGTGATATTATTGCCATTGTAACAAGAACATTGTGCAAAAGTGAACATCCAGTACACAAGAAGTGCTGTGAGTATACCTTGAATGATTAGGGAAATCATTATCCCCGTTAAATTATCAGCTTTCATATATCCTACCTAATACCAATAAGAAGGGAAACCAAATTTATGATCGATAGGATTAATAATTAATCGACAGACGTATCTTAAAAGTGTTGTTTAATGATTTGGATTTCCATTCCAAAGATGTTCCTTTTGGCTGCTCTACCACGGACCTTTATGAGTATGAAAAAGCAGTttaggaagagaaagagaaaaagcaAGTTTCATAGACACCGTATGGGTTCTACTTGTTGGATGCATGTCATGTGTTAAACATGCCTCTCGTAAACCTTCTCATCTTTATCCGTTGGATCTCTCACAAACCTAACATGCTGACTCCACACTTGCAGATTTGATAGAGAACCGGAAAGGAGGAGAAAAGTTCTTGGAACGACTTCTGCCTACCCCTTTCGCTCTCTCTTTATTTAGCCCGTGAACACCGCTTCTCTGTGTCCAATTCGGTGGTCCTCGTTGTTCTTGGATCAATCACTGATGGGCAAAAGAAATCCTAAAAGAACAACAACAACACCCATCTTCTTCACTTCCTGCAAAATCAAAAAGAGTAAGGCACGCATTAACTTGTGGCTTTtaacattctttcttctttctctcgTCCTTTTAGTGGTGTTTAAACTTGAAACGCAGTGAGAAGTTACAGGGCTTGGGGATTGGGTCAGTAATCAAAAGGGTTGGACTAAACTGTGGGGCTCGGTGCTGATCTCCGTTCACTATTTGTTTGGGACAATGACACCTGCTCGATGGGCATTTCCAGGACCAACCTGAGAGCCAATATATATCTTTTGCAGGACTTAAATCATTCATGGACCCATCGTCATGTGCTATATATGGAATATGTACCTTCGAAATTATTAGAATGATTAGGATTAAAGCATTGAACATTGGGGGGTTATACTAACATCAAATATGCAAATAATTAAAAGCCTTCAAATGTTGGATCGTGGGGGCACTCGAGCTCCACTTATTTTTGCATGCAAAGTGGACCCAAAGGAACCATCATATGGCATAATGCAACTTGCTTTAATAGGAGCACATGAGACATATGGCAAACAAGTATTTGGGTTTTGTGTCCATAGGACCACAAACACAAAGGCATCCAACACTTCTCTAATCTCCTCTTGGAGTGAGTGCAAGAATCCTAATCCCAAAttgtcttttttgtttttgatcgatCATCGAAGCACTTCAAGACGAAGAAGAGATAATGTTAGATGATCAGAGGAGACCGAAATATTTAA
Protein-coding regions in this window:
- the LOC135673140 gene encoding HMG-Y-related protein A-like, which gives rise to MATEEVSKPPSHPTYPEMIMAAIEALDEKGGSNKSAIARHIASTYQDLSESHASLLTAHLARMKESGELLFVKNNYMRPGPDVPPKRGRGRPPKPKPELPPGETAAPRPPPRPRGRPPKPKDPVAAAVAKATSGMPRRRGRPPKKVARSAGTEAGSSTAPATAGGGVKRGRGRPPKVKPAVASDDAV
- the LOC135674911 gene encoding uncharacterized protein LOC135674911; this translates as MASTSKVPLLPRHTHAIGESSSSGDPPTEGASTLQAQIVARQEEIRRLILQIQKVEHRMYMRIHGKEWYPEERRENEDWLWDCDNKKAQLTSRTNNLIKQTEESKAMVSALASKIDLLRRIKPTEPQVHDPEIRQKTKKED